One Saimiri boliviensis isolate mSaiBol1 chromosome 17, mSaiBol1.pri, whole genome shotgun sequence genomic window carries:
- the FAM222B gene encoding protein FAM222B isoform X1 yields MLACLPGPGDPSFQLLCHTQMNTGLQKWDTTQKMRTAHYPTPAELDAYAKKVANNPLTIKIFPNSVKVPQRKHVRRTVNGLDTSAQRYSPYPTQAATKAGLLAIVKVPAKSILKDFDGTRARLLPEAIMNPPVAPYATVAPSTLAHPQAQALARQQALQHAQTLAHATPQTLQHPQGIPPPQALSHPQSLQQPQGLGHPQPMAQTQGLVHPQALAHQGLQHPHNPLLHGGRKMPDSDAPPNVTVSTSTIPLSMAATLQHSQPPDLSSIVHQINQFCQTRAGISTTSVCEGQIANPSPISRSLLINASTRVSTHSVPTPMPSCVVNPMEHTHAATAALPAAGPVNLPTGISRAPTGYASDLKPVTWNQHQLAHLQQMCNEAGGTPAPGLTGKHAAGRELAGPGFVGKAPAYPQELCLAQSFHLKPPLEKPTPSPPVNGLAAPLAYPNGHYFQPLWNNILPTPNSDSSGSQDLAMPFHGGQPTGAPLDCAAAPGAHYRAGTGGGPVASQNSLMQTVDYLSGDFQQACFREQSLAMLNKAHRAPGSRAPDPTDSRSLHIQHPGYR; encoded by the exons ATGCTAGCCTGTCTACCAGGGCCAGGTGACCCGTCCTTTCAGCTTCTTTGTCACACGCAGATGAACACTGGACTTCAGAAAT gGGACACTACACAGAAAATGAGAACTGCTCACTATCCTACCCCAGCCGAATTGGATGCATATGCTAAGAAGGTCGCAAACAACCCACTGACTATAAAAATCTTCCCCAACAGTGTGAAGGTTCCCCAGCGGAAACACGTTCGTCGTACTGTGAACGGCCTCGACACATCAGCCCAGCGCTACAGCCCCTATCCGACGCAGGCTGCCACCAAGGCAGGCCTGCTTGCCATTGTCAAAGTGCCAGCCAAAAGCATACTCAAGGACTTTGACGGCACCCGAGCCCGGTTGCTCCCTGAGGCCATCATGAACCCCCCAGTGGCACCCTATGCTACTGTGGCACCCAGCACTTTAGCCCACCCCCAGGCCCAGGCTCTGGCCCGCCAGCAGGCCCTGCAGCATGCACAGACCCTGGCCCATGCCACTCCCCAGACGCTGCAGCACCCTCAGGGTATCCCACCACCCCAGGCACTGTCCCACCCTCAGAGCCTCCAGCAGCCTCAGGGCCTGGGCCACCCTCAGCCCATGGCCCAAACCCAGGGCTTGGTCCACCCTCAGGCCCTGGCGCACCAGGGTCTCCAGCACCCCCATAATCCCTTGCTGCATGGAGGCCGGAAGATGCCAGACTCAGATGCCCCCCCGAATGTGACCGTGTCTACCTCAACTATCCCCCTTTCAATGGCGGCCACCCTGCAGCACAGCCAGCCCCCGGACCTGAGTAGCATCGTGCACCAGATCAACCAGTTTTGCCAGACGAGGGCAGGCATCAGCACTACCTCAGTGTGTGAGGGCCAGATCGCCAACCCTAGCCCCATTAGTCGCAGTCTGCTCATCAATGCAAGCACCCGGGTGTCAACCCACAGCGTCCCCACACCAATGCCTTCATGTGTGGTCAATCCCATGGAGCACACCCATGCGGCCACCGCCGCGTTGCCTGCTGCAGGTCCTGTTAACCTGCCCACAGGCATCTCTCGCGCCCCCACTGGCTACGCTAGCGACCTCAAGCCAGTCACCTGGAACCAGCACCAGCTGGCCCACCTACAACAGATGTGCAACGAGGCTGGTGGGACGCCAGCTCCTGGCCTGACAGGCAAGCATGCGGCAGGACGCGAGTTGGCAGGGCCTGGCTTTGTGGGCAAGGCCCCTGCCTACCCGCAGGAACTCTGCCTGGCACAGTCCTTCCATCTGAAGCCACCCCTGGAAAAGCCGACCCCATCCCCACCAGTCAACGGCCTGGCAGCCCCATTGGCCTACCCCAATGGTCACTACTTCCAACCCCTGTGGAACAACATTCTGCCCACTCCCAATAGCGACAGCTCGGGGTCTCAGGACCTCGCCATGCCGTTCCACGGTGGGCAGCCCACGGGTGCACCCCTCGACTGTGCGGCCGCTCCTGGGGCCCACTACCGAGCAGGGACCGGGGGCGGTCCAGTGGCAAGCCAGAACAGCTTGATGCAAACAGTGGATTACCTAAGTGGGGATTTCCAGCAGGCCTGCTTCCGAGAACAGAGCCTGGCCATGCTGAACAAGGCCCACCGAGCCCCTGGCAGCCGAGCCCCCGATCCCACAGATAGTCGAAGTCTTCATATTCAGCACCCAGGGTATAGATAG
- the FAM222B gene encoding protein FAM222B isoform X2 produces the protein MNPPVAPYATVAPSTLAHPQAQALARQQALQHAQTLAHATPQTLQHPQGIPPPQALSHPQSLQQPQGLGHPQPMAQTQGLVHPQALAHQGLQHPHNPLLHGGRKMPDSDAPPNVTVSTSTIPLSMAATLQHSQPPDLSSIVHQINQFCQTRAGISTTSVCEGQIANPSPISRSLLINASTRVSTHSVPTPMPSCVVNPMEHTHAATAALPAAGPVNLPTGISRAPTGYASDLKPVTWNQHQLAHLQQMCNEAGGTPAPGLTGKHAAGRELAGPGFVGKAPAYPQELCLAQSFHLKPPLEKPTPSPPVNGLAAPLAYPNGHYFQPLWNNILPTPNSDSSGSQDLAMPFHGGQPTGAPLDCAAAPGAHYRAGTGGGPVASQNSLMQTVDYLSGDFQQACFREQSLAMLNKAHRAPGSRAPDPTDSRSLHIQHPGYR, from the coding sequence ATGAACCCCCCAGTGGCACCCTATGCTACTGTGGCACCCAGCACTTTAGCCCACCCCCAGGCCCAGGCTCTGGCCCGCCAGCAGGCCCTGCAGCATGCACAGACCCTGGCCCATGCCACTCCCCAGACGCTGCAGCACCCTCAGGGTATCCCACCACCCCAGGCACTGTCCCACCCTCAGAGCCTCCAGCAGCCTCAGGGCCTGGGCCACCCTCAGCCCATGGCCCAAACCCAGGGCTTGGTCCACCCTCAGGCCCTGGCGCACCAGGGTCTCCAGCACCCCCATAATCCCTTGCTGCATGGAGGCCGGAAGATGCCAGACTCAGATGCCCCCCCGAATGTGACCGTGTCTACCTCAACTATCCCCCTTTCAATGGCGGCCACCCTGCAGCACAGCCAGCCCCCGGACCTGAGTAGCATCGTGCACCAGATCAACCAGTTTTGCCAGACGAGGGCAGGCATCAGCACTACCTCAGTGTGTGAGGGCCAGATCGCCAACCCTAGCCCCATTAGTCGCAGTCTGCTCATCAATGCAAGCACCCGGGTGTCAACCCACAGCGTCCCCACACCAATGCCTTCATGTGTGGTCAATCCCATGGAGCACACCCATGCGGCCACCGCCGCGTTGCCTGCTGCAGGTCCTGTTAACCTGCCCACAGGCATCTCTCGCGCCCCCACTGGCTACGCTAGCGACCTCAAGCCAGTCACCTGGAACCAGCACCAGCTGGCCCACCTACAACAGATGTGCAACGAGGCTGGTGGGACGCCAGCTCCTGGCCTGACAGGCAAGCATGCGGCAGGACGCGAGTTGGCAGGGCCTGGCTTTGTGGGCAAGGCCCCTGCCTACCCGCAGGAACTCTGCCTGGCACAGTCCTTCCATCTGAAGCCACCCCTGGAAAAGCCGACCCCATCCCCACCAGTCAACGGCCTGGCAGCCCCATTGGCCTACCCCAATGGTCACTACTTCCAACCCCTGTGGAACAACATTCTGCCCACTCCCAATAGCGACAGCTCGGGGTCTCAGGACCTCGCCATGCCGTTCCACGGTGGGCAGCCCACGGGTGCACCCCTCGACTGTGCGGCCGCTCCTGGGGCCCACTACCGAGCAGGGACCGGGGGCGGTCCAGTGGCAAGCCAGAACAGCTTGATGCAAACAGTGGATTACCTAAGTGGGGATTTCCAGCAGGCCTGCTTCCGAGAACAGAGCCTGGCCATGCTGAACAAGGCCCACCGAGCCCCTGGCAGCCGAGCCCCCGATCCCACAGATAGTCGAAGTCTTCATATTCAGCACCCAGGGTATAGATAG